A stretch of the Malus domestica chromosome 08, GDT2T_hap1 genome encodes the following:
- the LOC103421116 gene encoding transcription factor RSL2-like yields MESVGVFADGEWESLNRLFTSEEVEFAPHFLSQGNSFPFQHNEGMGFETRESFYPNIPGAETFFHHPSSDSPNSNVDYLSSQESCNYGNHNHGIFTTILNQENCYFSNSCNFPVSNIDVSESMDVYMNRDGKSFASFVPAFSDIVMHGSECNKEDSGSDSQPAIVPVPEKELQLKSVHDAPEKSSNDTSDNNPKKKPRLSKDVEKSKKNNVRSKKGQKGNSDVKFKDEEERLQSTSSCTSEGDNGSLEINGGETSDPKASSTLNLNGKTRANRGSATDPQSLYARKRRERINERLRTLQHLVPNGTKVDISTMLEEAVHYVKFLQLQIKLLSSDDMWMYAPIAYNGMDIALDLQKLSPLL; encoded by the exons ATGGAATCTGTTGGTGTTTTTGCTGATGGGGAATGGGAATCTTTGAACAGGTTGTTTACTTCCGAAGAGGTTGAGTTCGCACCACATTTTCTTTCCCAGGGAAATTCATTCCCTTTCCAGCACAATGAGGGAATGGGATTTGAAACCCGAGAATCTTTTTACCCCAATATTCCTGGAGCTGAAACCTTTTTTCACCATCCTTCTTCAGATAGTCCCAATTCTAATGTGGACTATCTTTCTTCTCAAGAAAGTTGTAACTATGGTAACCATAATCATGGCATTTTTACTACCATTTTGAACCAGGAAAATTGCTACTTTAGTAATTCTTGCAATTTCCCAGTGAGTAATATTGATGTCTCTGAATCCATGGATGTTTATATGAATCGTGATGGGAAGAGTTTCGCCTCCTTCGTCCCGGCTTTTTCTGACATTGTGATGCATGGAAGTGAGTGCAACAAAGAGGATTCCGGCAGTGATAGCCAGCCGGCTATTGTTCCGGTTCCTGAAAAGGAATTGCAGCTCAAAAGCGTGCATGATGCGCCGGAAAAATCCAGCAATGACACATCCGACAACAATCCGAAGAAGAAGCCTCGTCTATCGAAAGAT GTAgaaaaaagtaagaaaaataaTGTAAGGTCAAAGAAGGGGCAAAAGGGTAATTCAGATGTGAAATTCAAAGATGAAGAAGAGAGGCTGCAGAGCACAAGTTCTTGCACCTCTGAGGGTGATAATGGTTCTCTGGAGATCAATGGAGGAGAAACTTCAGaccccaaagcttcatctacccTTAACTTGAATGGGAAGACCAGAGCCAATAGAGGGTCTGCAACTGATCCCCAGAGCCTCTATGCTAGG aaaagaagagagagaatcaaTGAGAGACTAAGAACCCTACAGCATCTTGTCCCTAATGGAACAAAGGTTGACATTAGCACAATGCTTGAAGAGGCAGTTCACTATGTCAAGTTTTTGCAGCTCCAAATCAAG CTTTTAAGCTCAGATGATATGTGGATGTATGCTCCCATTGCTTATAATGGAATGGATATTGCTCTCGACCTGCAGAAGCTCTCTCCACTTTTATGA